A single window of Marispirochaeta aestuarii DNA harbors:
- a CDS encoding type 2 periplasmic-binding domain-containing protein — protein sequence MNKASSIRRHIIFLTGFVLLAALITPFTGCQRFNNDPALLWTDQAEIAAYAEIFNTSQNEYMVSVVYKPSPALAVRQAEVQPDIVIGSFLNDRRTIPLFQSLDRMIEDGQLETEEFYPGILDLGVFEEKQTLLPISFSLPLMFFLDSYREIESFDLSLGQIREHAAGFPELHPSRTVLGYSPRWNPEAAFTWLRLLNVDFRETMEGTLVWNQESLDRGISDMREWIEEVNGGWEADIEFIEKYMYEPPYKLVNSGRILFAFSHIDTYFFIPPADREHLDFRWISHENQVPVREDMVFAGIPRTAGRSTAARAFLEWFFRPENQALLLETSQYKRMRHFGIAGGFSSLQGVNEIELPRFFPELVGHVPPASFIEFPPALPDIWNDLKSESILPWLQSQLNEVPASQNLSRSIERWINQQPQR from the coding sequence GTGAACAAAGCGAGCTCTATCCGACGGCATATAATTTTTCTTACCGGTTTCGTACTACTGGCGGCTCTAATCACTCCCTTCACAGGCTGCCAGCGCTTCAACAACGACCCCGCCCTGCTCTGGACCGACCAGGCAGAGATTGCCGCGTATGCCGAAATCTTCAATACCTCCCAGAACGAGTACATGGTATCCGTTGTCTACAAGCCCTCTCCGGCCCTGGCGGTCAGACAGGCAGAGGTCCAGCCGGATATCGTCATCGGATCCTTCCTTAACGACCGGCGCACCATCCCCCTCTTCCAGTCCCTGGACCGAATGATAGAGGACGGACAGCTCGAGACTGAGGAATTTTACCCCGGTATCCTGGATCTCGGGGTCTTCGAAGAAAAACAGACCCTGCTGCCGATATCCTTTTCCTTACCCCTGATGTTCTTTCTGGACAGTTACAGAGAAATCGAGAGCTTTGATCTGAGCCTTGGACAGATCAGGGAACACGCTGCAGGATTCCCTGAACTGCACCCCTCCCGTACAGTCCTCGGCTATTCCCCCAGATGGAACCCCGAAGCAGCCTTCACCTGGCTGAGGCTTCTCAATGTGGACTTCCGGGAAACCATGGAAGGCACCCTTGTATGGAACCAGGAAAGCCTCGACCGGGGTATATCCGACATGCGGGAGTGGATCGAAGAGGTTAACGGAGGATGGGAGGCGGACATTGAGTTTATCGAAAAGTACATGTATGAACCCCCCTACAAGCTGGTTAACTCAGGAAGAATACTCTTTGCTTTTTCCCATATAGACACCTATTTTTTTATTCCCCCCGCCGACCGGGAACACCTTGATTTCCGCTGGATTTCCCATGAGAACCAGGTACCGGTTCGGGAAGATATGGTTTTTGCAGGAATCCCCAGGACAGCGGGAAGAAGCACTGCTGCCAGGGCTTTTCTCGAGTGGTTTTTTCGTCCCGAAAACCAGGCGCTGCTGCTTGAAACCAGCCAGTACAAGCGGATGCGGCATTTCGGCATTGCCGGGGGCTTCTCTTCCCTGCAGGGAGTAAACGAGATTGAACTGCCCCGGTTTTTTCCCGAGCTGGTTGGGCATGTACCTCCGGCATCTTTTATCGAGTTCCCCCCTGCCCTGCCGGATATATGGAACGACCTGAAAAGTGAGAGCATTCTCCCCTGGCTGCAGTCCCAGCTGAATGAGGTCCCCGCATCTCAGAATCTCAGCCGCAGTATCGAACGATGGATCAATCAGCAGCCCCAGAGGTAA
- a CDS encoding TIGR01212 family radical SAM protein (This family includes YhcC from E. coli K-12, an uncharacterized radical SAM protein.) produces MFTSKQYGFLRLLVNAAVLPVIFRGIAERPGAGYPFFVSILPYRSYSAYLKERYGVPAYRVAVDAGFSCPNRAGGRSREGCSYCEISGARAVYLDRTGPENLRMQVARGVEFLSKRYGARVLLLYFQAYTNTLGSVGELRRLYDDCLEMAPFRELIVSTRPDEIDGPRADLLASYRGEDFDVWVELGLQSVHDATLKRINRGHDSAAFFRAYDMLKERGIKTAVHLIFGLPGEGRREIMESVRRVAALRPEGIKLHNLHIPVSSPLYREYLKGTLTVPSPARHAEYVAEALALLPPETLIMRMTCDTPSARRGAPLWVPGKSAFSNEVVRLMGIKKERQGDRFPAAG; encoded by the coding sequence TTGTTCACGTCCAAACAGTACGGATTTCTGCGGCTCCTTGTCAACGCCGCTGTTTTGCCCGTCATCTTCCGGGGGATTGCGGAAAGACCGGGAGCGGGATATCCTTTTTTCGTGTCCATACTGCCTTATCGAAGTTACTCAGCTTACCTGAAAGAACGCTACGGGGTGCCGGCCTACCGGGTTGCAGTCGATGCGGGTTTCTCCTGTCCGAACCGGGCGGGGGGACGTTCCCGGGAAGGCTGCAGTTACTGTGAAATCTCCGGTGCCCGGGCGGTCTATCTGGACCGGACCGGACCGGAGAACCTCAGGATGCAGGTTGCGCGGGGAGTGGAATTCCTCAGCAAACGCTACGGAGCCCGGGTACTGCTTCTCTACTTTCAGGCCTACACGAATACCCTCGGCTCTGTCGGGGAGCTGCGGCGTCTCTACGATGACTGTCTGGAGATGGCCCCGTTCCGGGAGCTGATTGTCTCCACCAGGCCTGACGAAATCGACGGTCCCAGGGCCGACCTCCTTGCTTCCTACCGCGGTGAGGATTTTGATGTATGGGTAGAACTGGGCCTTCAGAGTGTTCATGACGCCACCCTGAAGCGGATAAACCGCGGACATGACAGCGCCGCCTTTTTCAGAGCCTATGATATGCTCAAGGAGCGGGGAATTAAAACAGCGGTGCATCTGATCTTCGGGCTCCCCGGTGAGGGGCGAAGGGAGATAATGGAGAGCGTCCGCCGGGTGGCCGCCCTGCGCCCTGAGGGAATCAAACTCCACAATCTTCACATCCCGGTTTCTTCACCCCTTTACCGGGAGTATCTGAAAGGAACACTGACAGTTCCTTCCCCGGCGCGGCATGCGGAATACGTGGCGGAAGCCCTTGCACTGCTGCCGCCGGAGACCCTTATCATGCGCATGACCTGCGATACCCCCTCGGCACGGCGGGGGGCTCCCCTCTGGGTTCCCGGAAAGAGCGCCTTCAGTAATGAGGTTGTCCGATTGATGGGTATAAAAAAAGAGCGGCAGGGTGACCGTTTCCCCGCCGCTGGATAG
- a CDS encoding aminotransferase class I/II-fold pyridoxal phosphate-dependent enzyme, with protein MNPLAQELNRILDGSVCLDLLSDFGKRFYFPRGIALQSVEASEHAHRFNATVGMAYSEGHPIELETIREHMPLLSPAEAVAYAPSPGLPALRKLWREEIYRKNPSLNKREISLPVVVPGLTSGITQIADLFAGEGDTVLVPDMFWGNYRLIFEVRNGSVIKTFPFFTDEGKLNIQAFVNAMRSSAKNGKIILLVNFPNNPSGYSPTNEEAHTLASAVREVAEEGYKILVVTDDAYFGLFYEEDTFKESFFALAANCHENVLAAKVDGPTKEDFCWGFRVGFLTFASPSMTMEQYDALNKKVGGALRGSISNSSRPGQSILLKTLEKLDHDEEKKKWMEVLKERYLKVKEILETRSTGRELTPMPFNSGYFMSFNCGSVDAEKLRLELLHKEGIGTISIGSDCLRVAFSSIDTKDLQPLFDAIFAAADRLAG; from the coding sequence ATGAACCCATTAGCCCAGGAACTAAACAGGATACTCGACGGCTCGGTCTGCCTGGACCTGCTGTCCGATTTCGGTAAGCGTTTCTATTTCCCCAGGGGAATAGCTCTCCAGTCAGTTGAAGCCTCTGAGCATGCCCACCGCTTCAACGCCACAGTAGGAATGGCCTACAGCGAAGGACACCCCATCGAGCTGGAAACCATCAGGGAGCACATGCCCCTGCTCAGCCCCGCTGAGGCGGTCGCCTATGCACCATCTCCGGGACTTCCAGCCCTGCGAAAACTCTGGCGGGAAGAGATCTACCGCAAGAACCCCTCCCTGAACAAGCGGGAGATTTCCCTGCCCGTTGTTGTTCCGGGGCTTACCAGCGGTATTACCCAGATTGCCGACCTCTTTGCCGGCGAGGGAGACACCGTGCTGGTCCCAGACATGTTCTGGGGCAACTACCGGCTCATCTTCGAGGTCAGAAACGGTTCTGTAATCAAGACCTTCCCCTTCTTTACCGACGAAGGAAAACTGAACATCCAGGCTTTTGTAAACGCCATGCGTTCTTCCGCGAAGAATGGAAAAATCATTCTGCTGGTGAACTTCCCGAACAATCCCAGCGGCTATTCCCCCACCAACGAAGAAGCCCATACCCTTGCTTCGGCGGTCCGCGAGGTGGCCGAAGAGGGATATAAAATTCTCGTTGTAACCGATGATGCCTACTTCGGTCTCTTCTACGAAGAGGATACCTTCAAGGAGTCCTTCTTTGCTCTGGCAGCGAACTGCCACGAGAACGTCCTGGCCGCCAAGGTGGACGGTCCCACGAAGGAAGACTTCTGCTGGGGCTTCCGCGTAGGCTTCCTTACCTTTGCCTCCCCCTCCATGACAATGGAGCAGTATGATGCCCTGAACAAGAAGGTAGGAGGCGCCCTGCGGGGGTCGATCTCCAACTCTTCGCGTCCCGGTCAGAGTATCCTCCTCAAAACCCTGGAAAAACTCGACCATGACGAGGAAAAGAAGAAATGGATGGAAGTCCTGAAGGAACGCTACCTGAAGGTAAAGGAAATTCTCGAAACCCGGAGTACCGGCAGGGAGCTCACCCCCATGCCCTTCAACTCGGGCTATTTTATGAGCTTCAACTGCGGATCGGTGGATGCGGAAAAACTGCGTCTGGAACTGCTGCATAAGGAAGGCATCGGAACCATCTCCATCGGCAGCGACTGCCTTCGGGTTGCCTTTAGTTCCATCGACACGAAGGACCTGCAGCCTCTCTTTGATGCGATATTTGCCGCCGCCGACAGGCTGGCGGGATAA
- a CDS encoding epoxyqueuosine reductase, producing MTRTDILLGKFLENGFRSPGIAWIAPGLVGETPGDRTYLVIMGIFPIPDPAPSADPGKVLVAPFAAAHYYRDCVKRLKALVSELQRGTGVSKQHVRLFSNSRLPERSIAAALGIGWVGRNGLLMNREYGSSFVLAGILASLDEGEISRLRGNEDLARISSLEAPADPHGECGSCRACVSACPTGAIAESGGVRLERCLQYLATTREDLPDFARKVWGRRLYGCMDCQNSCPVNRRRSVHADGDSLGREEYPIRDLLPKFASPAEKGLKKIFPDTALEASWIPREAILRNLLTAAGNSGDPSLEQLIRPFLEEKHPVVKTAAARALDRIFSK from the coding sequence ATGACACGTACGGATATACTGCTCGGCAAATTTCTCGAGAATGGTTTTCGCAGCCCGGGAATCGCCTGGATCGCGCCCGGTCTTGTCGGTGAGACTCCCGGAGACCGGACATACCTGGTTATCATGGGAATCTTCCCCATACCCGATCCGGCCCCCTCAGCTGATCCCGGGAAGGTCCTTGTCGCACCCTTCGCAGCGGCCCATTACTACCGGGACTGCGTAAAAAGGCTGAAGGCCCTGGTTTCTGAACTGCAGAGGGGAACGGGAGTCAGCAAACAGCATGTAAGGCTTTTCAGCAACTCCCGGCTGCCCGAACGCTCAATCGCTGCAGCCCTGGGAATCGGCTGGGTCGGCCGCAACGGCCTTTTGATGAACAGGGAGTACGGTTCCTCCTTCGTGCTTGCAGGGATTCTGGCTTCCCTGGACGAAGGGGAGATCTCCCGGCTCCGCGGAAATGAAGATCTCGCAAGGATCAGCAGCCTGGAAGCCCCGGCGGATCCTCACGGGGAATGCGGCTCCTGCCGGGCCTGTGTCTCGGCCTGCCCGACAGGGGCCATTGCGGAATCGGGCGGAGTCAGGCTTGAACGCTGCCTCCAGTACCTGGCAACCACCAGGGAGGACCTTCCCGATTTTGCCCGGAAGGTCTGGGGCCGACGACTGTACGGCTGTATGGACTGTCAGAACAGCTGCCCGGTAAACCGGCGCAGGAGTGTTCACGCCGACGGAGACAGCCTGGGCAGGGAGGAATATCCCATCAGGGATCTCCTCCCTAAGTTCGCCTCACCTGCGGAAAAAGGACTGAAGAAGATCTTCCCCGATACCGCCCTGGAGGCCAGCTGGATTCCCCGGGAGGCGATTCTCCGGAACCTGCTGACCGCCGCAGGCAACAGCGGAGACCCGTCTCTGGAACAGCTGATCCGGCCCTTCCTGGAAGAGAAACATCCCGTGGTGAAAACCGCTGCAGCCCGTGCCCTGGACCGGATATTTTCAAAATAG
- a CDS encoding DUF5312 family protein, with translation MKENDLLPAEEQKEEEQQNIFQRIFSFIFSGNDPEKEKRRLLKDIAKELKKQKFKFYKPKTEEALPGLAKFFHDIYTTIGPAQVLLDHAASSNVLKQLIIEESLAEGQITIKDDLSEEAIRKLAETMDHKSLVQKLKNRLVSLYAAFDAEKVKQINARYNLLMVFLGFVHFDYYFLLKKFDSGLPERDFVYNPRFEPINGEYISDDLKDFLEVAGAIDRSQPWQELLDVLQLYREMPVVDAGQWKKILRNVAEVRKSMVLELVIRYVDKDPYYKVKAARPNEHIVEEYLSKIKTNTELTVQKIIKERRTGKIEKLLQQVFGSVAISRMKNYTDKNNVMFSKKMMAGYMHVAPMNYLKAFLLDYFKKDIREVVDQLLIRGKWSTNLMSQQLSDAFHAVMSISDQLIQFDESLGDEGERGIALRNAMKRADRDKNAVNALREQLKKVNEEAFKMIHGAASNLITVGKTLKVVIEDYDHKPRELILNWKEIDISTDNQIRSKLAEVYKKIYYFIQLLQFYAKPE, from the coding sequence ATGAAGGAAAACGATCTGCTTCCGGCGGAGGAGCAGAAGGAAGAAGAGCAGCAGAATATTTTTCAGCGAATTTTCTCTTTTATTTTTTCCGGAAACGATCCCGAAAAAGAGAAGCGGCGCCTGTTGAAGGATATCGCCAAAGAGCTGAAAAAGCAGAAATTCAAATTCTACAAGCCGAAGACGGAAGAGGCCCTTCCCGGACTGGCAAAGTTCTTTCATGATATCTATACCACCATCGGACCTGCCCAGGTCCTGCTGGACCATGCAGCCAGTTCCAATGTTCTGAAGCAGCTGATCATAGAGGAATCCCTGGCCGAGGGTCAGATCACCATAAAAGACGATCTCTCCGAAGAGGCAATCCGAAAGCTCGCGGAGACCATGGACCACAAATCCCTGGTTCAGAAGCTCAAGAACCGGCTGGTTTCCCTGTATGCCGCCTTTGACGCTGAGAAGGTGAAACAGATAAACGCCCGGTACAACCTGCTGATGGTTTTTCTCGGCTTTGTTCATTTTGACTACTATTTTTTACTCAAGAAGTTCGATTCCGGCCTGCCGGAACGGGATTTTGTCTATAACCCGCGTTTTGAACCGATCAACGGGGAGTATATCTCCGACGACCTTAAGGATTTTCTTGAAGTCGCCGGAGCCATCGACCGCAGCCAGCCCTGGCAGGAACTGCTGGATGTGCTTCAGCTCTACCGTGAAATGCCCGTCGTGGATGCCGGTCAATGGAAGAAGATTCTCCGCAATGTGGCGGAAGTCAGAAAAAGCATGGTCCTGGAGCTTGTTATCCGCTACGTTGACAAGGATCCCTATTACAAGGTCAAGGCTGCCAGGCCCAATGAGCATATTGTTGAGGAGTATCTCTCCAAGATCAAGACCAACACTGAGCTCACGGTACAGAAGATCATCAAGGAACGACGCACCGGAAAGATCGAAAAGCTCCTCCAGCAGGTTTTCGGCAGCGTTGCCATCTCCCGGATGAAAAACTATACCGACAAGAACAACGTCATGTTCTCCAAGAAGATGATGGCCGGCTACATGCACGTAGCTCCCATGAACTACCTGAAGGCCTTTCTGCTGGACTATTTCAAGAAGGACATCCGAGAGGTGGTGGACCAGCTCCTCATCCGGGGAAAATGGTCAACAAATCTTATGTCCCAGCAACTGTCCGACGCGTTCCATGCGGTGATGAGTATCTCCGACCAGCTGATCCAGTTTGATGAATCCCTGGGAGACGAGGGAGAGCGGGGAATCGCCCTTCGTAATGCCATGAAGCGGGCCGACAGGGACAAGAATGCTGTAAATGCCCTGCGGGAACAGCTCAAGAAGGTCAACGAGGAGGCCTTCAAGATGATCCACGGAGCAGCCTCCAATTTAATAACCGTGGGAAAAACCCTTAAGGTGGTGATTGAGGATTACGACCACAAACCCCGGGAGCTTATTCTGAACTGGAAGGAGATCGATATCTCCACGGACAACCAGATCAGATCCAAGCTGGCGGAGGTTTACAAGAAGATCTACTACTTTATCCAGCTTCTTCAGTTCTACGCCAAACCGGAGTAG
- a CDS encoding outer membrane lipoprotein-sorting protein — MRNILALLLMFSATLLNALGPDEIIRRLEENQIHETAYSEGRMITTDKYGSITRTFRSWARGEEDALIEFTSRGEEGQKILRTEDEIYLYFPDAEDVLRIQGSAMRDSVMDSDFSYEDMTGGKSLLDDYSAGMEGTETIDGNECYKIRLTAKRRSVPYHSQLLWIDSSRFTWLKGHKFSRSGSLLKEMKADEIKEIQGKFIPTRIRMEDKMKKDSSTELILDTLKLGISIDPGTFSLEELTW; from the coding sequence ATGAGAAATATACTGGCATTGTTACTGATGTTTTCGGCGACCCTGCTGAACGCCCTGGGTCCCGACGAGATTATTCGACGCCTGGAGGAGAACCAGATCCATGAGACCGCCTACTCGGAAGGGAGAATGATAACCACCGATAAATACGGCAGCATTACCCGTACCTTCCGGTCCTGGGCCCGGGGAGAGGAGGATGCCCTGATCGAGTTCACCAGCAGGGGAGAGGAAGGGCAAAAGATCCTGCGTACCGAAGACGAGATCTACCTCTATTTTCCCGACGCCGAGGATGTACTGCGCATCCAGGGAAGCGCCATGCGGGATTCGGTTATGGATTCCGACTTTTCCTACGAGGACATGACGGGGGGCAAGAGCCTGCTGGATGATTACAGCGCCGGGATGGAAGGAACCGAGACGATTGACGGCAATGAGTGCTACAAAATCCGGCTGACGGCAAAGCGGCGCTCCGTCCCCTACCATTCCCAGCTCCTCTGGATCGACAGCAGCAGGTTTACCTGGCTGAAAGGACACAAGTTCTCCCGTTCCGGGTCCCTGCTCAAGGAGATGAAAGCCGATGAAATAAAAGAAATACAAGGGAAATTCATTCCCACCCGGATCCGCATGGAGGATAAAATGAAAAAGGACTCCTCCACCGAACTGATCCTCGACACCCTGAAACTCGGTATATCCATCGATCCGGGAACCTTCAGCCTGGAGGAGCTTACATGGTAA
- a CDS encoding ABC transporter permease, which yields MKLSSIAFRNISRNRRRSLLCILAIALAAMTIVFLFSLLAGMKADLKWNVQSFFTGQIRVRHEGYDEKEMLNPLHLRLENWERMIRDIESRDLSLQAVPRIPFPAFLEPPTVSNPDAVNASAMGVGLDFEKEKDFQHLDKYLATGRLPEKGRFEILLGAGLARKIEKGVGDKVTLMTTTMRRGPNAATFTVTGIAVFNVAAMNQSYFYIPLDRAQHVLKMGDSVVEILVKSGGELSDREAGTLVAGIITPEDRAVARDWRELNLMVRWIDIADISYNFMALIFFVLASTVIANSVMMIIYERMREIGTIGALGMEGGEIVRLFFLEAFFMSLIGTAAGVVLGAGITTVFGTTGIDFSSGMQGVDFDISSLIYPRLNVKSTVFVFFYSLAVASLSSLIPTRRAARIEPVEALRHV from the coding sequence ATGAAGCTTTCAAGCATCGCCTTCAGAAACATAAGCCGCAACCGCCGGCGAAGTCTCCTCTGTATTCTCGCCATTGCCCTGGCGGCCATGACTATTGTTTTTCTTTTCAGCCTGCTGGCCGGCATGAAAGCGGACCTCAAGTGGAACGTTCAGTCCTTCTTTACCGGCCAGATCCGCGTGCGCCACGAGGGCTACGACGAAAAGGAAATGCTGAATCCCCTGCACCTGCGCCTCGAAAACTGGGAGCGCATGATACGGGATATCGAGTCTCGTGATCTCTCCCTCCAGGCAGTACCCCGCATTCCCTTTCCGGCTTTCCTGGAACCGCCGACGGTGAGCAACCCCGACGCCGTAAACGCGAGCGCCATGGGAGTGGGCCTGGACTTTGAGAAGGAGAAGGATTTTCAGCATCTTGACAAATACCTCGCCACAGGAAGGCTTCCCGAGAAAGGCAGGTTCGAAATTCTCCTGGGCGCGGGTCTGGCAAGGAAAATCGAAAAAGGCGTGGGCGACAAGGTAACCCTGATGACCACAACCATGCGCCGGGGCCCCAACGCAGCAACCTTTACCGTAACCGGAATTGCCGTCTTTAATGTGGCCGCCATGAACCAGAGCTACTTTTACATACCCCTGGACAGGGCCCAGCACGTCCTCAAAATGGGAGATTCGGTGGTGGAAATACTGGTCAAGTCCGGCGGAGAGCTGTCGGACCGGGAGGCCGGGACCCTGGTGGCAGGCATTATCACCCCGGAAGACAGAGCGGTTGCCAGGGACTGGCGGGAGCTGAACCTGATGGTCCGGTGGATTGATATTGCCGACATCTCATACAACTTCATGGCCCTGATCTTTTTTGTTCTCGCCAGTACCGTGATCGCCAACTCGGTTATGATGATCATTTACGAACGCATGCGGGAAATCGGAACCATCGGCGCCCTGGGCATGGAAGGCGGGGAGATCGTCCGCCTCTTCTTCCTCGAGGCCTTTTTTATGTCCCTCATCGGCACCGCCGCAGGAGTCGTTCTGGGTGCGGGAATTACCACGGTGTTCGGTACCACGGGTATCGATTTCTCCTCCGGCATGCAGGGTGTGGACTTCGATATAAGCAGCCTTATCTATCCCCGGCTCAATGTAAAGTCCACGGTATTCGTCTTTTTCTATTCCCTGGCAGTAGCCTCCCTCTCCAGCCTGATCCCAACCCGCCGGGCCGCGAGGATCGAGCCGGTGGAGGCCCTGCGTCACGTATAA
- a CDS encoding ABC transporter permease, translating into MKFLLALAFRNLTRYTKRTVITASAIAFGLGLFIVLDSFLKGAEMESEINLINYETASAKVMHPAYLGERDNLPLKYVIEEPEKIIDILDGNSIAATPRVVFKAELFVREDPYPESGSVYVKGIALDPSRDDEVFRLRETVKKGRYLEEDENGVLIGEWMASDLGARVGYPLTLRVRTRYGAYETMDMEIVGLINSPNPQINKSTVFLPLSTADYFLDMDGAVTELALSPGLTFDRSRDPDKMAGQIEKLLHTNGYDLQVHSWKKLAPDYVAMAAMKSTGSRIILFLVFVIAAVGITNTMLMAVFERIRELGMMRAMGMTDRQIRLSFLLEAGGIGLIGALGGLIFGALVNWPLVEWGWDFTPMLKQMDIGYRISGVFRSMWNIPTMFRAFFAGIVIAMLVALFPIRRALKMQITDCLRDE; encoded by the coding sequence ATGAAGTTTCTGCTGGCCCTGGCATTCAGGAATCTGACCCGCTATACCAAACGTACGGTAATAACCGCCTCGGCCATCGCCTTCGGACTCGGGTTGTTTATCGTTCTGGACAGTTTCCTGAAAGGTGCCGAGATGGAGTCGGAGATAAACCTGATCAACTACGAAACCGCATCCGCCAAGGTAATGCATCCTGCCTATCTTGGTGAGCGGGATAATCTTCCCCTTAAGTACGTGATAGAGGAGCCCGAAAAAATCATTGATATTCTGGACGGGAATTCCATTGCCGCCACACCGAGGGTCGTTTTCAAGGCTGAACTCTTCGTCCGGGAAGACCCCTACCCCGAATCCGGTTCGGTCTACGTCAAAGGTATCGCCCTCGATCCCTCCCGGGACGACGAAGTTTTCCGGCTAAGGGAGACAGTTAAAAAGGGCCGTTACCTCGAAGAGGACGAAAACGGGGTGCTCATCGGGGAATGGATGGCCTCTGACCTGGGAGCCCGGGTTGGATACCCCCTAACCCTGCGGGTCCGGACCCGCTACGGTGCCTATGAAACCATGGACATGGAGATCGTCGGACTTATCAACTCCCCAAACCCCCAGATCAACAAAAGCACCGTGTTCCTGCCCCTTTCGACGGCGGATTATTTTCTTGATATGGACGGCGCAGTCACCGAGCTTGCCCTCAGCCCCGGCCTGACTTTTGACCGATCCCGCGATCCTGACAAAATGGCCGGACAAATCGAAAAACTTCTGCATACCAATGGATATGATCTGCAGGTCCACAGCTGGAAAAAGCTCGCCCCGGACTATGTCGCCATGGCTGCCATGAAATCCACGGGATCACGGATTATCCTCTTCCTGGTCTTCGTTATCGCCGCAGTGGGAATAACCAACACCATGCTGATGGCCGTCTTTGAACGTATCAGGGAGCTCGGAATGATGCGGGCCATGGGAATGACGGACCGGCAGATCCGGCTTTCCTTTCTTCTCGAGGCCGGTGGAATCGGTCTGATCGGTGCCCTGGGGGGACTCATCTTCGGTGCCCTGGTAAACTGGCCTCTCGTTGAATGGGGATGGGATTTTACACCCATGCTGAAGCAGATGGATATCGGCTACCGGATTTCGGGGGTATTCCGCAGCATGTGGAACATCCCCACCATGTTCAGGGCCTTCTTCGCCGGGATTGTTATTGCCATGCTCGTGGCCCTGTTTCCCATCCGCAGGGCGCTGAAGATGCAGATTACCGACTGTCTGCGGGATGAATAA
- a CDS encoding ABC transporter ATP-binding protein → MIEVRDIVKDYRSGETLVHALRSLSIDIGKGEFTSIAGPSGSGKTTLLNLIGCIDSADGGEILINKEKVSRMNKKELAAFRRDNLGFIFQTFNLIPVLTAYENVAFALNLLKLDNGEVRERSMQILREVGLEGMEDRRPSQLSGGQQQRVAVARALVKNPAIILADEPTANLDSETGRSVLELMEEMNRKHGTTFIFSTHDKMVMDFARRLVRLQDGRIIEDSGGRS, encoded by the coding sequence ATGATTGAGGTACGGGATATCGTCAAGGACTACCGCAGCGGGGAAACCCTGGTCCATGCCCTGAGAAGCCTGAGCATCGACATAGGAAAAGGTGAGTTCACATCCATCGCCGGCCCCTCGGGTTCAGGAAAAACCACCCTGCTGAACCTTATCGGTTGTATCGACAGCGCCGACGGGGGAGAAATCCTCATCAACAAGGAGAAGGTGTCCCGAATGAACAAGAAGGAGCTGGCGGCTTTCCGTCGGGATAACCTGGGCTTTATCTTTCAGACCTTCAACCTGATCCCCGTGCTCACTGCCTACGAGAACGTCGCCTTTGCGCTTAACCTGCTCAAGCTCGATAACGGTGAGGTGAGGGAACGGAGCATGCAGATTCTCAGGGAAGTCGGGCTCGAAGGTATGGAGGACCGGCGGCCCTCCCAGCTTTCCGGAGGACAGCAGCAGAGGGTTGCCGTAGCCCGGGCCCTGGTCAAGAACCCGGCCATTATCCTGGCCGACGAACCTACGGCAAACCTCGACTCCGAGACGGGTCGCTCGGTACTGGAACTGATGGAAGAGATGAACCGAAAACACGGAACCACCTTCATCTTCTCTACCCACGACAAAATGGTCATGGACTTCGCCCGCCGTCTTGTACGGCTGCAGGACGGCCGGATCATCGAAGACAGCGGAGGCAGATCATGA